From the Candidatus Pelagibacter sp. IMCC9063 genome, the window CATTTACCAGAAGCTGCTTTTTATATGGTAGGCACTATTGAAGAAGCAGTAGAAAAAGCTGATAAAATGGCAAAAGAATCTGCAGCATAATTATAAATGAGCGAGACAATCCAAGTTGATATTGTAACACCAGAAAAAAAAATTTTTTCAAAGGACAATGTTTTGTCTGCTAATGTTCCTGGGATTGAAGGTGATTTAGAAATATTAAGTAATCACATTCCTATTATTACTTTTTTAAAACCTGGAAGAATAAATATTGAAGTAGATGGATCCAAAAAATCTTTTTTTATTTCTGATGGAGTTTTAGAATTTAATAGCAACGTGTTAACTATTCTGGTTTCTGAGATATTCGATACTATGGCAATAGATAGCACAACTCTTGATTACTTAAGAAATAAGTCTAAAGAAAAATCTCAAAGACGAAATCAGACTGATAATGAAGCGTATTTATCTGGCAGATTTGAAGAAGAGGTCAGTCGATTATCTTCAGTTAAATAAAAGGCTTAAATTCTTTTGTTATTTCCTGGTAAAGATCTTTTTTAAAAGGGACTATCAAATTTTCTAGCTCTTCAACCAATACCCATTTCCAGTCTTTAAATTCGGGATTTTTTTGCTCTAAGTTAATTTCTTTATCTTCACCTAAAAATTTTACTAAAAACCAAGTTTGCTCTTGACCTTTAAATTTTCCTTTCCAAATTCTTTCCCTTATAGATTCAGGAAGGTCATATGTATATTGTTTTTTTGATTGTTTAATTATTTGAATAGAAGTTATGCCTGTTTCTTCTTGCAATTCTCTTTTTGCAGTTTCTAATACGTTCTCATTGCCATCAATACCACCTTGAGGCATTTGCCATGCAGATTGATTATCTAATCTTTTACCAACAAAAATTTTCTTTTCTTTGTTGAAAAGCATAATACCTACTCCTTTTCTATAAGGTAAATCTTTAATTGTGTTCATGCATCTTATTTTTGTAGAAGATTTAAAGCATAAACAAGCTGATTATCATTTTTGCCATCATTAATTTTAAAATTTTCTTTTTGTTCTTTGATTGTGATGTCTGGTTCTACTCCGATTTCAGAAATAGATTGTCCCGAAGGTAAATAATATTTTGCTATAGTAAGTCTCAAAGCTCCATTTTTTTTTAGGGGGATGATGGATTGAACAGAACCTTTTCCAAAGGTTTTTTCACCAAGCAATATTGCTCTTTTGTGGTCTTTCAGAGCTCCAGATACAATTTCTGACGCTGATGCTGAGCCTCGGTTAATCA encodes:
- the atpC gene encoding ATP synthase F1 subunit epsilon encodes the protein MSETIQVDIVTPEKKIFSKDNVLSANVPGIEGDLEILSNHIPIITFLKPGRINIEVDGSKKSFFISDGVLEFNSNVLTILVSEIFDTMAIDSTTLDYLRNKSKEKSQRRNQTDNEAYLSGRFEEEVSRLSSVK
- a CDS encoding RNA pyrophosphohydrolase, which codes for MNTIKDLPYRKGVGIMLFNKEKKIFVGKRLDNQSAWQMPQGGIDGNENVLETAKRELQEETGITSIQIIKQSKKQYTYDLPESIRERIWKGKFKGQEQTWFLVKFLGEDKEINLEQKNPEFKDWKWVLVEELENLIVPFKKDLYQEITKEFKPFI